Genomic DNA from Acidimicrobiales bacterium:
CCTGGCCGCGCTGATGCCGCAGACCAAACAGGACGAGCTGGCGGTGATCGTCTCCGCCTTCGGCGAGGTGGACCCAGACCTGTTCAGGAGGGTCGCCGCCGCCGCCGGTCAGCGCGGCTTCGGGGCCAGGTTCGAGGCCGCCGGCGTGACGCTGCCGCCCTGAAACGAGTCGGCCGACGCCGCAGCTCGGTGAGGTAGTACCAGCCTCTCAGCGCGCCGTCACGACGGGAGCGCGCCGCGCACCGGAGCGAGCTGGGCCATGGCGTGCCGGTAGCCGAGCTCGACCAACTCGTCCAGGCGCTTCCAGTCGAAGATGCCGAAGTCCTGCGAGGGCATGCGGACGTACACATCGGCTCGCTCGGCGGCGAGGTCCATGCTCGTGGCACTGCTCAGCATGGCGCTGCGCACCAGGATCTCGCTCAGCCGGGGCGGCGCATCCAGCGCCCCGTGACGTAACAGGGCTCCGGGGTCGGGCCCATCGAGCCCTGCTCCGGGAGCTCGCAAGTAACCGTCAGTGCTGACGTTGCAGGCGATGATCGCCCCGCGCTCGAGGCGCTGCATGACGCCCGTGGGCAGGTTGTCGAGGACGCCACCGTCGCATAGCAGCTCGCCCTCGTAGGCGATCGGCGGAGCGATCCCCGGGACAGCCATGCTCGTGCCGACCCACACCGCCAGCGGGCCACGATCGTGCACGACAGCGTCGCCGGTCGTCAGATTCGTCGAGACGCAGAAGTACGTGCGTCGCAGCTCCTCGATCTGAGTGTCGCCGAAGATCTCGGCCAGACGAGCACCGAACTTCCGCCCTTGGATGAGCGAGACACGCGGCAATGAGTAGTCGTTCAAAAAGTTGTTACGGACGAAGGTCTCCCGCGCCACATGAGTCATCTCGACGCTGTCGAGACCGAGGGCCAAGAGGGCTGACACGAAGGCACCCATGCTCGTTCCGCCAGCCACGTCGATCGGCACGCGGAGCTCCTCCAGGGCCCGGATGAGCCCGATGTGGGCAAAGCCGCGCGCCCCGCCACCACCCAGCACCACACCGACGCCGTGACCGGCGACCTGGCGCGCCAGGGACGCCAGCTCGGCCTCGCCCCAGGGGTGTACGAAATAGCGGGCGCGCGCACCGGTCAGGTCCATCCAGGCCAGTGTGTGAGCCGACGATTCTCCCTCCGGTCTCAGGAACACCAGCTCGACGGGCGCAAGGAGCCCCAGCGAACGAAGCTCCTGGAGGACG
This window encodes:
- a CDS encoding patatin-like phospholipase family protein, encoding MTANPWVLVDLGSVLAEMPVFSALKEEELTALSSLAERQDLRSGARLYKEGDPPTHCYVVVRGRLQETADGELLGYVGRLEPVGEVGVLMGEPRTSTVRAVRDSILLGFEQREFLDFLDHHSGAQRALSRLMVVRLREQRKIRVQGATEVHGTLAVIPASPHLPVMALAEALVRQLSGWPEARLITAAHVDATLGPGASQTPLSDAEGSSRLAAWMNDLEGRHRYLVYAADSDRDTWALRCLHNADRVLVLTEASARPRPVRVLQELRSLGLLAPVELVFLRPEGESSAHTLAWMDLTGARARYFVHPWGEAELASLARQVAGHGVGVVLGGGGARGFAHIGLIRALEELRVPIDVAGGTSMGAFVSALLALGLDSVEMTHVARETFVRNNFLNDYSLPRVSLIQGRKFGARLAEIFGDTQIEELRRTYFCVSTNLTTGDAVVHDRGPLAVWVGTSMAVPGIAPPIAYEGELLCDGGVLDNLPTGVMQRLERGAIIACNVSTDGYLRAPGAGLDGPDPGALLRHGALDAPPRLSEILVRSAMLSSATSMDLAAERADVYVRMPSQDFGIFDWKRLDELVELGYRHAMAQLAPVRGALPS